One part of the Myxococcales bacterium genome encodes these proteins:
- a CDS encoding HDOD domain-containing protein, which produces MTTLWRKLTEQSAISTGNFAKLFGGMEISPLPQTAVKLIELVGQEDCDVREAATLISADLGISAKIMRTVNSAGMGLAVKVADVRGAVAMLGLAQIQFLTIAFAAADALPRKGGSFDGAAFWQTSLQRAVFAEALAAKIAPGHEGEAFTGGLLQDMAQPILLTQWQSHYAPVLERARDSDRSLISVEDDELSWNHAQAGAWLARSWGFPDVLVCCIGLHHSSLDELEGVGLDHSPVGAVAVASHLPDFKVVETMCLEHLDLSEEVVENLFQRAEEASEELAALFDVPKPSGKS; this is translated from the coding sequence TTGACAACGTTGTGGCGAAAGCTGACTGAGCAATCCGCCATCTCGACAGGAAACTTTGCCAAGCTCTTTGGCGGGATGGAGATCTCGCCGCTGCCCCAGACGGCTGTGAAACTCATCGAGTTGGTCGGGCAAGAGGACTGCGACGTGAGGGAGGCAGCCACGTTGATTTCCGCTGATCTCGGTATCTCGGCCAAGATCATGCGCACCGTGAACTCGGCCGGTATGGGGCTGGCCGTGAAGGTCGCCGATGTGCGCGGGGCCGTGGCGATGCTGGGCCTCGCGCAAATTCAGTTCCTCACCATCGCCTTTGCCGCCGCGGACGCGCTTCCCCGCAAGGGGGGCAGCTTCGACGGGGCGGCGTTTTGGCAGACCTCACTTCAGCGGGCGGTTTTTGCAGAAGCGCTGGCCGCAAAGATCGCTCCGGGACACGAAGGGGAGGCCTTCACCGGTGGGCTGCTGCAGGACATGGCGCAGCCGATTCTCTTGACCCAGTGGCAGAGCCACTACGCGCCGGTGCTAGAACGGGCTCGCGACTCGGACCGCAGTCTGATCTCGGTCGAAGACGATGAGTTGTCCTGGAATCACGCCCAGGCCGGCGCCTGGCTCGCGCGCAGCTGGGGCTTTCCCGACGTATTGGTGTGTTGCATCGGTTTGCACCACTCGAGCCTCGATGAACTCGAAGGGGTGGGCCTCGACCACTCGCCGGTCGGCGCGGTCGCGGTCGCATCCCATCTTCCAGATTTCAAGGTCGTCGAGACAATGTGTCTCGAGCATCTCGATCTTTCTGAGGAGGTCGTCGAAAATCTCTTTCAACGCGCGGAAGAGGCCTCGGAGGAACTTGCCGCGCTCTTCGACGTGCCCAAGCCGTCCGGAAAGAGCTGA